In Oceanidesulfovibrio indonesiensis, the sequence CGCCGCGCACCCCTGCGGATGGCGATGCGCTGGAAGAGCGGCGCCCCCTCGGCCCCATTTCACAAAAACTTGCCCCCAAGATCGTGCAAAACGAACGCGTTTGGAGTACGTCAAGGCAAACAAATTGTTCAGGCGTGTACTAATTGTTCGGAGAACCCGTTCCAGGTCAAGGGGGTGCACCCATGAAATCCATCACCGTGGCAGGGGAAACCATCGTTTATAACGAGTTGGGGGCCGGGCCTCCCCTCGTTTTCATATCCGGCCTGGGCGGTGTGGCCGCGGAATGGCTCGAGGACATGAAGCACTTCGCCACGTCCAGGCGCTGCCTTACCCTGGAGCACCCCGGCCTTGGAGGGACGCCCCAGCCCCGCACCCCTTGCGGCGCGCCGCAGATGGCCGACCGCATCGCCGCAGGCCTCGTGGCCCTCGGCGTGGATTCCGCCACGGTGCTCGGCATGTCCATGGGCGGTGCCGTGGCTCAGGAACTGGCCCTGCGCCATCCGAATCTCGTAGAGCGGCTCGTGCTTACCGGATCGTTCGCCAAGCTCGACACTCGAGCCGAACGCGCCATCACCACCCTCGTGAAGCTGATGGGCACGGGAGACCTCAAGCTCGCCGTTCGCATGTTCTATTGGCTGGGGTTCGGGGCCGAATTTTATGAACGGAACCTGTCCGCTCTGGACGCCGCCGTGGACGAATACGTAGCCGATCCCATAGATCACGGCGTGTTCGAGTATCAACTGGAAGCATGCCTGGCGCACGACACGCGTGGCCGGCTGGCCGGCATCACCTGTCCGGCGCTGGTGGTGCACGGCACGGCCGATCTGCTGGTGCGGCCGTACCTGGCCCGAGAGCTTGCGGACGCCCTGCCCAACGCCAGCCTCGTGCTCATGGAAGGCAGCGGCCACAGCTGCAACTGGGAGCAGCCGGCGCTATTCCGCCGCGAGGTGGATGCATTCATCACCCGGACGGAGTAGGCGTTTCCTAAGCCGGAGAACTCCCGCCGAAAATGGCTGTGTCTGTTTTCGGCGCTCAACCGACGCGTGCACACGCATATGTACCCTGAAGGATGACATCCGCACCTGCGCCGCGTAAGAATGCTGTGGGCAGTGAATTTTGGATATTCGCTCCCCAGCCATGCATACGGCGAATGCCGCGGGAGCACGAATTGAACAATTTCATGCTCCAGGCTTCAGCAGCATCGACCATTTTCGTTCGCCGACACGGCCGGAGGACGAGCAACCCGCGAGATCGCGCATGCTCCACGATGCCCTCGTCTATTTTCCCGAATCTGCGGAAACCGGCGATGCCCAGCCGGTATGGCTTTCGCCAATCGACGGCCGGATGCCGATCGAGGATACTGTCTGGATCCTCACGCGGCACGGTGTCCGACGGTTGTTCCTGGCTGCCGGCTCATCCGGACGCGACATCGCAGCCCGGCTCGGCGGACTTTTTCCTGCAGTTACGATCAACGACCTCCGCACCGACGAACTGTCTGCAGCGTTGACCGCAGTGTGCAAGAACGTTCCGGAAGCATTCGTGCTTGCGGACGGCCGCGTTGTCTTCGACTGCAACTATCTGGAACTCGAACGCCGCCGCCGCGAGCACGATGCGAGCGCCGCCGTGGCGCTCACACCCGGCGAGCATACGCACCCCGTACTCATGGACAACGGCGGCATTCCCTCGGTCTTCGGCGAAGGCTCCCCCGGGCCCACGTCACTGGATTCGGGCGTGGCCGTGCTGCATTGCTCGGCCATTCCCCAGGATGTGCCGGCGACCGTTGCCGAGCTGCTCGGCGTCATCAACGCGAAAAGTCGCATCCAGGGCCTCATTCACAAGGGCTTCCACCTCGACATGCGCATGCCCGAGGCAGAGGACGAGGCGCTACGCCGGCTTCCACCATGGCGCGTCAAACCCGCGGTGTTTCTGGATCGTGACGGCGTGCTCAATGAGGACGCGGGCTACGTGCACTCGCCCGACCAGTTCGTCTGGACGGAAAACGCGCCCGAGGCCGTGAAGCGCCTGAACGACCGGGGCATGCTCGTCATCGTGCTCACCAACCAGTCCGGAATCGCACGCGGGTATTACTCTGAAGACGAGTTCCGCGCCTTTACTGCCTGGATCGGCGAGCAACTCGCCGTCCACGGCGCGCATGTGGACGCGACTTACCATTGCCCCCACCATCCTGATCACGGAGAACCGCCCTACCGCTGCGTCTGCGATTGCCGCAAACCCGAGGCCGGGCTTATCGACATGGCGTTGGCGGACTGGTCCGTGGACCTGGAGCATAGC encodes:
- a CDS encoding D-glycero-alpha-D-manno-heptose-1,7-bisphosphate 7-phosphatase, yielding MLHDALVYFPESAETGDAQPVWLSPIDGRMPIEDTVWILTRHGVRRLFLAAGSSGRDIAARLGGLFPAVTINDLRTDELSAALTAVCKNVPEAFVLADGRVVFDCNYLELERRRREHDASAAVALTPGEHTHPVLMDNGGIPSVFGEGSPGPTSLDSGVAVLHCSAIPQDVPATVAELLGVINAKSRIQGLIHKGFHLDMRMPEAEDEALRRLPPWRVKPAVFLDRDGVLNEDAGYVHSPDQFVWTENAPEAVKRLNDRGMLVIVLTNQSGIARGYYSEDEFRAFTAWIGEQLAVHGAHVDATYHCPHHPDHGEPPYRCVCDCRKPEAGLIDMALADWSVDLEHSVMIGDSDRDIEAAEARGIKALKFEGVDLLAFLKQNGLV
- a CDS encoding alpha/beta fold hydrolase gives rise to the protein MKSITVAGETIVYNELGAGPPLVFISGLGGVAAEWLEDMKHFATSRRCLTLEHPGLGGTPQPRTPCGAPQMADRIAAGLVALGVDSATVLGMSMGGAVAQELALRHPNLVERLVLTGSFAKLDTRAERAITTLVKLMGTGDLKLAVRMFYWLGFGAEFYERNLSALDAAVDEYVADPIDHGVFEYQLEACLAHDTRGRLAGITCPALVVHGTADLLVRPYLARELADALPNASLVLMEGSGHSCNWEQPALFRREVDAFITRTE